Proteins encoded in a region of the Shewanella polaris genome:
- a CDS encoding TonB-dependent siderophore receptor: protein MKLNKISLAVLCAISLSQQAVAADTVTDESSKKENIETIEVTGSYIAGYNAHSASGASRLDLDIIDIPQSVSVITDAQLQDFQLHDINSALDSATGVNVERIETDRTYYTARGFDITNFQIDGIGLPLTSGNNHADEDTAIYDRIEVIRGANGLMTGVGNPSATINFIRKRPTADNQLSVNATYGSFNNTRLEADGSVQLNDTFAARAVAVTQSKDSYLDRYETEKNIFYVFLEANLSDDTSLSLSHSYMNNDATGNNWGALPLFYSDGSATNYDRSTNTSADWSNWQVVKNNTVLELSHHFNDDWRLRATYSHKSTDEDTELFYVYGTPDKDTELGLTGYGSEYDFDDKSDLVDIYIDGNFSLFGREHQLVAGVNYSKMSYTDSSLYDYTTGNGFPAMPDLNTWDGNTPKPTFTDGLRGSDVERKQQAAYFTGRFSIVDDLHVIVGGRYNDWQAEGISYEVDQDADYQKFIPYLGAVYRFTPELVAYTSYTETFVQQTDPDTSGVFLDPITGESREIGIKGELFNGRLIASLAYFDVIQNNIALPDPATADLPIQLKRYYGSEGISSKGYEIDIAGEIYSGLNVSIGYTDFDIEGDDTVTAYTPSKLFKFAATYDFETIEGFSVGMNMRWQDDISRDQGVVAVGFDNAGAEIITEQDAYAVIDLMAKYQISENLGLAVNANNVGDEKYINSLYWAQGYYGAPANYSATLTWKM from the coding sequence ATGAAATTAAATAAAATTAGTTTAGCAGTATTATGCGCTATTAGTCTCAGTCAACAGGCTGTTGCGGCCGACACAGTTACTGATGAAAGCAGCAAAAAAGAAAACATCGAAACAATCGAAGTCACTGGCAGTTATATCGCGGGTTATAACGCTCATTCAGCCAGTGGAGCATCACGATTAGACTTGGATATTATTGATATTCCTCAATCGGTTTCAGTTATTACCGATGCACAACTACAAGACTTCCAACTGCATGACATTAACTCAGCACTCGACAGCGCAACAGGCGTTAACGTTGAGCGTATTGAGACTGACCGCACCTATTACACTGCTCGTGGTTTTGACATCACCAACTTCCAAATTGATGGTATTGGTTTACCGTTAACATCGGGTAATAATCATGCCGACGAAGATACCGCTATCTATGACCGTATTGAAGTGATCCGTGGTGCAAACGGCTTAATGACTGGTGTAGGTAATCCTTCTGCGACAATCAACTTTATTCGTAAACGCCCAACCGCAGACAACCAACTGTCAGTTAACGCTACTTATGGTAGTTTTAATAATACCCGCTTAGAAGCAGATGGTTCAGTTCAACTTAATGACACCTTTGCAGCACGCGCGGTTGCGGTCACTCAAAGTAAAGATTCGTATTTAGACCGCTACGAAACTGAAAAAAATATTTTCTATGTGTTTTTAGAAGCAAACCTTTCTGACGATACCAGCTTGTCATTAAGCCACAGTTACATGAATAATGACGCTACGGGTAATAACTGGGGTGCGTTACCGTTATTTTACTCAGACGGCAGTGCGACCAATTATGATCGTTCAACCAACACTTCGGCAGATTGGTCAAATTGGCAAGTCGTCAAAAACAATACTGTTTTAGAGCTTAGCCATCACTTTAATGATGACTGGCGTTTACGTGCCACTTATTCTCATAAAAGCACCGATGAAGACACCGAGTTGTTTTATGTATATGGCACACCAGATAAAGACACTGAGCTTGGCTTAACAGGTTATGGCAGCGAATACGACTTTGATGACAAAAGCGACTTAGTTGATATTTATATTGATGGTAACTTCAGTTTATTTGGTCGTGAACATCAGCTTGTTGCTGGAGTAAATTACTCAAAAATGAGCTATACCGACAGCTCACTTTACGACTACACCACAGGTAATGGCTTCCCTGCGATGCCCGATCTCAATACCTGGGATGGTAATACTCCTAAGCCAACTTTTACCGACGGTTTACGTGGTAGTGATGTAGAACGCAAACAACAAGCTGCTTATTTTACTGGTCGCTTTAGCATTGTTGACGATTTACACGTCATTGTTGGCGGTCGCTACAACGACTGGCAAGCCGAAGGGATTTCTTATGAAGTTGATCAAGATGCCGACTACCAAAAATTTATTCCATATTTAGGTGCGGTATATCGTTTTACGCCTGAATTAGTTGCCTACACCAGCTATACCGAAACCTTTGTTCAACAAACAGATCCAGACACTAGCGGTGTGTTTCTTGACCCTATTACGGGTGAAAGCCGCGAAATAGGTATTAAAGGTGAGCTATTCAATGGTCGCCTAATTGCTAGCCTCGCGTATTTTGACGTGATTCAAAACAATATTGCCCTGCCTGATCCTGCCACTGCGGATCTGCCAATACAATTGAAGCGTTATTATGGTTCAGAAGGTATTAGCAGCAAAGGTTATGAAATCGATATTGCGGGTGAAATATACTCAGGACTCAATGTCAGCATTGGTTATACCGATTTTGATATCGAAGGTGATGATACGGTTACGGCTTATACTCCGAGTAAGTTATTCAAATTTGCAGCTACCTATGACTTTGAAACCATTGAAGGATTCTCTGTTGGTATGAACATGCGTTGGCAAGACGATATCTCACGCGATCAAGGCGTGGTAGCTGTCGGTTTTGATAATGCAGGTGCTGAAATCATTACTGAACAAGATGCATATGCAGTTATCGATTTAATGGCGAAGTATCAAATCAGCGAAAATTTAGGCCTAGCAGTTAATGCCAATAACGTCGGCGATGAGAAATACATCAACAGTTTATATTGGGCCCAAGGTTATTACGGTGCGCCAGCCAATTATAGCGCGACGCTAACATGGAAAATGTAA